In the genome of Bryobacteraceae bacterium, one region contains:
- a CDS encoding peptidyl-alpha-hydroxyglycine alpha-amidating lyase family protein yields the protein MLAAAAALFVSTGFVTLPPEVEIGAMSGVAIDAKDRVYILHRGPKPLLALDKKGKLLGAWGEGLFKVAHGLRVDRQGNIWTTDNGNHLLRKFSPHGELLLTLGEGPSEPKFRSPDDLVFTSDGSIFVADSGNGRIVKLNSKGEFVMAWGKRGKGEGEFATAHGLAIDRADRVYVADRNNRRVQAFTPDGKIAAVWTGFGNPFGMIVVGRELLVSDGDANTISHLSLDDGHLTAQWGDAQMLQLPHLMALDSRERLYVAEVNGKRVQIFRRR from the coding sequence ATGCTCGCTGCCGCCGCCGCTCTATTTGTGTCCACAGGCTTCGTGACGCTCCCGCCGGAAGTGGAAATCGGGGCCATGTCGGGCGTCGCGATTGACGCCAAGGACCGGGTCTATATTCTTCATCGAGGTCCTAAGCCATTACTGGCGTTGGACAAGAAGGGAAAGCTCCTTGGCGCCTGGGGCGAAGGCCTGTTCAAGGTGGCGCATGGGTTGCGGGTTGACCGGCAGGGAAACATATGGACCACGGACAACGGCAACCATCTACTGCGGAAGTTCTCTCCGCACGGGGAGCTTCTCCTCACACTCGGCGAAGGACCGAGCGAGCCGAAGTTCCGGTCGCCGGACGATTTGGTGTTTACCTCCGATGGATCCATCTTCGTTGCCGATTCCGGCAACGGACGGATCGTGAAGCTGAACTCCAAAGGCGAGTTCGTGATGGCTTGGGGCAAGAGGGGCAAGGGCGAAGGCGAGTTCGCCACCGCGCATGGACTCGCGATCGACCGTGCGGATCGGGTTTATGTGGCGGATCGGAATAATCGGCGGGTACAGGCATTCACTCCCGACGGCAAGATCGCAGCCGTGTGGACGGGCTTCGGGAATCCGTTCGGCATGATCGTGGTGGGCCGGGAACTGCTGGTGTCGGATGGCGACGCCAACACGATCTCGCATTTATCGCTTGACGACGGCCATTTGACGGCGCAATGGGGCGACGCGCAAATGCTGCAATTGCCGCACCTGATGGCGCTCGATTCGCGCGAGCGGCTCTACGTGGCGGAAGTGAACGGCAAGCGGGTCCAGATATTTCGACGGCGATAG
- a CDS encoding DUF1553 domain-containing protein, with protein sequence MKQILAFILVGAAAMAQTHRQDEIDAAHRTILQPRQERSKAVARITAEAAAAPAVAAPMPASRGYIDDQVFGRMKADSIPHAPLASDEEFARRAWLDATGRIPEPAALEAFLASTDPGKRDALIDKLVDSPAFIDKWTYYFEDLFRAGQRMGHGLNLFHYWVREWLRLDRPYNEVASELLTGGGKTSFSVPGGLYFARDFVKAKDDPEEEGALDLVNIPDTVDEFTVTYSKVFLGLNLACISCHDGKNHLEKVNLFLVQKKREDFFRQAGFFGKTRQIMNWENGYQANTEYTVDDLAPGYDTKAPSIVRVARSGGAGSPRFILSGEEPVAGRNERDELARMLTSHIQFSRAFTNRIWAELMGFGIVEPVDDFDLGRYDPKNPPPAPWTIQPSNPALLDALAVDFQKSNYSFKTLTRRIMKSNAYQLSSRFPGEWKDSYAPYYARKFVRLLSAAELHDAIAVATARPGNYTSGDAKVPMVQQMAEPKKAPGEVQNFMRIFGQSTRDDMPKKTTPSSLQAMVLMQSKLVTDRVLALGNSRVQALLESDVADAALVDQLYVATLSRRPAPEESEVALRALAKDRRRGAENLQWALINSPEFLFNY encoded by the coding sequence ATGAAGCAGATCCTCGCGTTTATCCTTGTCGGCGCCGCCGCGATGGCGCAGACGCACCGGCAGGACGAGATCGACGCGGCGCACCGGACGATTCTGCAGCCGCGGCAGGAGCGTTCAAAGGCCGTGGCCCGGATCACGGCGGAGGCGGCGGCGGCGCCGGCGGTGGCGGCCCCGATGCCGGCTTCGCGCGGCTACATCGACGACCAAGTGTTCGGACGGATGAAGGCGGATTCGATTCCCCATGCGCCGCTCGCCTCCGACGAAGAGTTCGCACGGCGGGCGTGGCTGGACGCCACTGGGCGCATTCCGGAGCCGGCGGCGCTCGAGGCGTTCCTGGCGAGCACCGATCCGGGAAAGCGCGACGCGCTGATCGACAAGCTGGTGGACAGCCCGGCTTTCATCGATAAGTGGACTTACTATTTCGAGGATCTGTTCCGCGCCGGGCAGCGGATGGGCCACGGGTTGAACCTGTTCCACTACTGGGTCCGCGAGTGGCTGCGTCTGGACCGTCCGTACAACGAGGTGGCGAGCGAACTGCTGACGGGCGGCGGAAAGACGAGCTTTTCGGTGCCGGGCGGGCTCTACTTCGCGCGGGATTTCGTGAAGGCGAAGGACGATCCCGAGGAGGAGGGCGCGCTCGACCTGGTGAATATCCCGGACACGGTGGACGAGTTCACCGTCACTTACTCGAAAGTTTTCCTCGGGCTGAACCTAGCGTGCATCTCGTGCCACGACGGCAAGAATCATCTGGAGAAGGTGAACCTGTTTCTGGTGCAGAAGAAGCGCGAGGATTTCTTCCGGCAGGCGGGCTTCTTCGGGAAGACGCGGCAGATCATGAACTGGGAGAACGGCTACCAGGCCAACACCGAATATACGGTGGACGATCTCGCGCCGGGTTACGACACGAAGGCGCCGTCGATCGTGCGGGTGGCGCGCAGCGGCGGGGCGGGATCGCCGCGGTTCATCCTGAGCGGTGAGGAACCGGTGGCCGGGCGGAACGAGCGCGACGAACTGGCGCGGATGCTTACGTCGCACATCCAATTTTCCCGAGCGTTCACCAACCGGATCTGGGCGGAACTGATGGGCTTCGGGATTGTGGAACCGGTGGACGATTTTGACCTGGGGCGGTACGATCCGAAGAATCCGCCGCCGGCGCCGTGGACGATTCAGCCGTCGAATCCGGCGCTGCTCGACGCGCTGGCGGTGGACTTCCAGAAATCGAATTACAGCTTCAAGACGCTGACGCGGCGGATCATGAAGTCGAACGCGTATCAGCTTTCATCGCGTTTTCCGGGCGAGTGGAAAGATAGCTACGCGCCTTACTACGCGCGCAAGTTTGTTCGGCTGCTGAGCGCGGCGGAGTTGCACGATGCCATTGCGGTGGCGACGGCGCGTCCTGGCAACTACACCAGCGGCGACGCGAAGGTGCCGATGGTGCAGCAGATGGCGGAGCCGAAGAAGGCGCCGGGCGAGGTGCAGAACTTCATGCGGATCTTCGGGCAATCGACGCGGGACGATATGCCCAAGAAGACGACGCCGTCGTCGCTGCAGGCGATGGTGCTGATGCAATCGAAGCTCGTGACGGACCGCGTGCTCGCGCTCGGGAACAGCCGGGTGCAGGCGCTGCTCGAGAGCGACGTAGCGGATGCCGCGCTGGTGGATCAGCTCTACGTGGCGACGCTTTCGCGCAGGCCGGCGCCGGAAGAATCCGAAGTGGCGCTGCGGGCTCTGGCGAAGGATCGCCGGCGAGGGGCCGAGAACCTGCAGTGGGCGCTGATCAACAGCCCTGAGTTTCTGTTCAACTACTGA
- a CDS encoding DUF1501 domain-containing protein, protein MQKRVSDLLPARRDVLRLGGYGLLGSFADQALLTPQLRAAGHANPRGTARFAVLIELAGAISHLDTFDFKESEGTPKDLDVRQVRNDLYLSHRLFPELSKEMDRVSIVRSMWSHEVVHFRGQYYTQAGRPLNPAQAPEIPSVGSVIAYEFESQRREADTFPTYIGCNLDTSGCGAISTGFLPPRHSVVDINFRGGLAGGDMDNEAAKLLDERYRLLKELDKAVAPSRASRGASMGAFRDYQDSAFRILGDQRWPAAFRMSDEDKKRYGDDEVGLGCLLARNLIMADAGTRYIHVCHPDWDHHKNIFNHDAKSNHYVRCNQFDRAMASLLRDLAAAPSPREIGKSLLDETLVVMATEFGRTPGALNGNAGRHHYNQCYLSLFAGAGVKGGRIIGGTDTDGMKTLDTGWKYKKMPPKTENVYATIYSALGIDWKKAITNTPSKRAYRYVDVLGATEMLIDDEIADLFV, encoded by the coding sequence ATGCAAAAACGAGTCTCCGACTTACTTCCGGCCCGACGCGACGTGCTGCGGCTGGGCGGCTACGGTCTACTCGGATCGTTCGCCGACCAAGCCCTGCTGACGCCGCAATTGCGCGCCGCGGGCCACGCCAATCCGCGCGGCACAGCGCGGTTCGCCGTGCTGATCGAACTGGCTGGGGCGATCTCGCATCTCGACACGTTCGATTTCAAGGAGAGCGAGGGAACGCCCAAGGATCTCGACGTGCGGCAGGTCCGGAACGACCTCTACCTTTCACACCGGCTGTTCCCTGAGCTTTCGAAGGAAATGGACCGGGTGTCGATCGTGCGGTCCATGTGGAGCCACGAGGTGGTCCATTTCCGCGGCCAGTATTATACGCAGGCGGGACGGCCGCTGAACCCGGCGCAGGCGCCGGAGATCCCGTCGGTGGGGTCGGTGATCGCGTACGAGTTCGAGTCGCAGAGGCGCGAGGCGGATACGTTCCCCACTTACATCGGCTGCAACCTGGATACATCGGGGTGCGGGGCGATTTCGACCGGCTTTCTGCCGCCACGGCACTCGGTGGTGGATATCAACTTCCGGGGCGGGCTGGCCGGCGGCGACATGGACAACGAGGCGGCGAAACTGCTCGACGAGCGGTACCGGTTGTTGAAGGAACTGGACAAGGCGGTGGCTCCGTCGCGCGCGTCGCGCGGGGCGTCGATGGGCGCGTTCCGCGACTACCAGGATTCTGCGTTCCGCATCCTTGGGGACCAGCGGTGGCCGGCGGCGTTCCGGATGTCGGATGAGGATAAGAAACGCTACGGCGACGACGAAGTGGGGCTGGGGTGCCTGCTGGCGCGGAATCTGATCATGGCCGACGCCGGCACGCGCTACATTCACGTGTGCCACCCGGATTGGGATCACCACAAGAACATTTTCAATCACGACGCGAAGTCCAACCACTACGTTCGGTGTAACCAGTTCGACCGGGCGATGGCGAGCCTGCTGCGCGATCTGGCGGCGGCGCCTTCGCCGCGGGAGATAGGCAAGTCGCTGCTTGACGAGACGCTGGTGGTGATGGCCACCGAGTTCGGGCGGACGCCGGGCGCGTTGAACGGCAACGCAGGGCGGCACCATTACAACCAGTGCTACCTGTCGCTGTTCGCGGGCGCCGGCGTGAAGGGCGGGCGGATCATCGGCGGGACCGACACAGACGGGATGAAGACGCTCGATACCGGGTGGAAGTACAAAAAGATGCCGCCGAAGACGGAGAATGTGTATGCGACGATCTACTCGGCGCTGGGCATCGATTGGAAGAAGGCGATCACGAACACGCCTTCGAAGCGCGCCTACCGGTACGTGGACGTCCTGGGCGCGACCGAGATGTTGATCGACGACGAGATCGCGGATCTTTTCGTTTGA